From the Helicoverpa armigera isolate CAAS_96S chromosome 16, ASM3070526v1, whole genome shotgun sequence genome, one window contains:
- the LOC110384473 gene encoding uncharacterized protein LOC110384473 isoform X1, whose product MFMSGFFIISPDLFRMTPQEERESSRGAEVADAFEDDMFGPPRTEPAARPKLSMISARLRANEERKRVIEICSQKLENIEDPARDLRRSVCINNTYCRLSEEARREKEARRRRAREECDDSWVGKKARRAVEDECLALLDAIPELGDANLGCAQLARQMPRQDVPLLPPGLLTVLDS is encoded by the exons ATGTTTATGTCAGGGTTCTTCATCATTTCCCCTGatttatttag AATGACGCCGCAAGAAGAGCGCGAGAGCTCACGCGGCGCGGAGGTCGCAGACGCCTTCGAGGACGACATGTTCGGGCCGCCGCGCACCGAGCCCGCCGCCAGACCTAAACTCTCCATGATCTCGGCGCGCCTCCGCGCTAACGAGGAACGAAAGCGGGTCATTGAGATCTGCTCGCAGAAACTAGAGAACATCGAAGACCCCGCGAGAGACCTGAGGCGTTCAGTATGCATCAATAACACATACTGTCGACTCAGTGAAGAGGCGCGTCGGGAAAAAGAGGCCAGACGACGCCGAGCGCGGGAAGAGTGCGATGACTCATGGGTAGGGAAGAAGGCGCGGcgggccgtcgaggacgagtgcCTGGCGCTGCTGGACGCGATCCCGGAGCTGGGCGACGCGAACCTGGGCTGCGCGCAGCTGGCGCGACAGATGCCGCGGCAGGACGtgccgctgctgccgcccgGGCTCCTGACGGTGCTGGACTCATGA
- the LOC110384473 gene encoding uncharacterized protein LOC110384473 isoform X2 → MTPQEERESSRGAEVADAFEDDMFGPPRTEPAARPKLSMISARLRANEERKRVIEICSQKLENIEDPARDLRRSVCINNTYCRLSEEARREKEARRRRAREECDDSWVGKKARRAVEDECLALLDAIPELGDANLGCAQLARQMPRQDVPLLPPGLLTVLDS, encoded by the coding sequence ATGACGCCGCAAGAAGAGCGCGAGAGCTCACGCGGCGCGGAGGTCGCAGACGCCTTCGAGGACGACATGTTCGGGCCGCCGCGCACCGAGCCCGCCGCCAGACCTAAACTCTCCATGATCTCGGCGCGCCTCCGCGCTAACGAGGAACGAAAGCGGGTCATTGAGATCTGCTCGCAGAAACTAGAGAACATCGAAGACCCCGCGAGAGACCTGAGGCGTTCAGTATGCATCAATAACACATACTGTCGACTCAGTGAAGAGGCGCGTCGGGAAAAAGAGGCCAGACGACGCCGAGCGCGGGAAGAGTGCGATGACTCATGGGTAGGGAAGAAGGCGCGGcgggccgtcgaggacgagtgcCTGGCGCTGCTGGACGCGATCCCGGAGCTGGGCGACGCGAACCTGGGCTGCGCGCAGCTGGCGCGACAGATGCCGCGGCAGGACGtgccgctgctgccgcccgGGCTCCTGACGGTGCTGGACTCATGA